The genome window CCTGGGTGGTGTCTTGGTGTCTCTGAGACGTTCTATTCTGGCAAAATTAACATGAACGAGATACGGAGAGTAGCAGAAAATTCAAAATGAGATGGCcttatttcaaattctggccaAATCTTTGTTGATGAGTTTATATAGCCTTAGGACAAGGACATACACAGTAAACATAATCAACAATATCAATCACTAGTTCACAAATTCACAATCACATCTGATCTAGCTACATATTACTTTACCTTGATAATTTCAAAGTTTCAGGCTTTTTACGATCTCAAACTTCACATTTTCCACagaataaatatctaaataaaaGCTTTATAAAGCAATGTAAAGTGATCTTATTAGTTGAACATTCACATATTTACTGCCGTGcatcaaataaattcaaacgTGCAGGAAAACAAATTTCCACAAAGTATTtcagtacatctacatgtaaagaAAGTCAGGTTGGTTCTGTACTCTAGCTATAGGTCATCTTCAAACTAGATTGATGGTAAACATTTGAAAGAGATGAACAGTACAAAGCAAAACACACTGACTGCTCAGCTTAAGTagtgaatgacctaaaatttaacCCCTGGCAAAGTTgaacattttgcctgattaAGAGAAATCAGCTGATCACAGacatgtgttttgaggtttgtttggaaggtagaatgatatcctactggaagtAGTatgttttagcaccaaaagtaacattttatgatatttatttgcttgtaaaATTGCCCTGTTTTGGGCGAAATTTGGGGGTCATTTAACATATTTTCGAACTCCACTGGAAGTTCAAATTGTAAGCAGAATCAAACTTGGGGCGAACATTTCAAAATGAGAAGAGACCAGGCTCTGAGGCAGGTACTATTAGCTTAGAAAAGGTCTTTCATAGACTCAAAATCGAAACAATGCCAGGCAGCTAATTAAAGTAAAACCTGGCAGAAGTTatcaataaaaaacaatatgCTACTCTCTCATCCAAGCTACTAAGTTACCAAGAAGGCCTGAGCTTATAACCTGACATTCGTttctgtgcatgcatgtataatcgGTTGTAACAGAAGAGTTATCATAGATTCATatacatgatcatttatacacCAGTAATATGTTCACGAAAAAAGTAATGAAGACTTGTTTCCCATGGATCAAGAGCTATAGTTACAGTTTTGCTATAACAGCATATTACCCAAAATCCAAGCATTGGCAAAAggttttgtaaagtttgaacaCAAAAAGGGTCTTGTTCTGGTacaaaatttgttcaaaattaccgaaatttgttttgttaaaaacacattttcctaAAATGAGATGATAACTctctatataatacatgtagttaaaaatcCAGTATTTACATCTAAAACTGGATAAAAACTGccaataaaaaatgtaaatccATCAGATAAGAAACAATTGTGGAGAGGGTTTCTGACCAATAAATGTGTGAGAAAACAAAAGGTATATTTAACGCTGAAAAGTATGTCTCAACTTCCAccataaaaacaataaaattttttaacataattttaacagatttaaCATGTCTGAAGGAATTCTAAAACCAATCTTTCATACATTACTTTGCGCTAAAAAATAAGAAACTGACTTAAAATCACACCTCCCAATATAGAGTTCATATTTGCacaatttgtaaataaaataaatgtaattacttTTTTAGGTACTTTCTAAGCAGTGAATCAAGAGGTGTTATAGTTTGAATATTGCATAGTTTATTGCATATATTTGACTCCTGTTTTAAGCCATTTTCGAGAATAGcacagtttaaaatttgtgacataaacatacaaaatgtGAAAGCCAATGCAAGGCCTaccataaaatatcatttcactCAGggaatattatttgttttaaggCAATAAAGCCAGATTAAAATAGCTTTGTACAATACATGGTAAAGTTGtataaaagttaaaatacattaatacaATATTTCTGCTgatgaatttaaacattttattttttatgaaaattcagttaaaaatcTCCCTTTGCTCCGAAAACTTGGCTCAAAAACTGGAAAAGTTTCAACACTTTTTATCTGCACAACATCTTAAGTGTAAAAGAATAATACTGAAATATGCTTTTTCTttgacaatgaatattcattttaaCATATAAATCATGTAGTCAAAAATATTGCACAAAATGGTCTTCCTGTCTCGCAGGATATGGGCAACCATTTGTAGCAAAATTTAACTGATATATGATGTATGttaatgtaattaaaaatatacatcaataCTGTTACATCAGACATCTGATTCTCTGTTTACTCTTAACTGCTTATCAATCTGCTGCGAAATAGCAAACTGAAAGGCGCTTTTGAAATTGACCATAGTGCAGTCATGGACACCATCACGCAGGCATGGCGCCATGAGATCATACATCAGAGAGAGGTTGACATAGAAACGAGCCAGTTCATTTCCGGGTAGATATGTGAGTAGAAGCAGACATACTGTCACCATGTCGTCACAACAGGCCTGATACACCTTATTTTTCCCGTTTCTATGGTTACTAAGGTTGCTTCGCAACTCCGATACTTTGTGACCGATGAATCGGAAAGCTTTGGTAAGTTGAATGAGTTTGCCAAGGACGGTAACATTATCGGAGATTGAGTATATGTAGTGCATGGCAGGctgaaaggcaattttgaaaGAGTACCTTGGTGGAGGATTAGAATCGCCAATTTTACAGTTGCAGGAATTTTTTGTGATGACAGGAGCTGAGTTATGGGATTTTTCTTCCAAGACAGGCGAAGACCCTGCATTATTTGCAGAAAAATTGGCCATACTCTCAAGTCTGTCTTCTGGTTCTTCCTGTATAGTGTTGATTTCACCTCCATTCCCGCTGCCATTATATAAATCCTGACCTTCCATAGTTCCATTGGCGGTTAAAACATTCACTGGCATTCGATTCATCTCCAGTTCTCGTTGGATTTTTTGTCCATCCCTATTTGCCCTCACATATAATTCATGGAGACTATGGCTGCTTAGTTCGTACGAAATCCGATTGGAGAGTTCCTCAGTTCCCTCTCCTGTCGGCTCAGTGTCTGAGCAATCAGAATGGGGACGTTTTTCTAATGTTTCATCAGAGTCTGGCTGTGGGACTCCACAGTAGTGAGGTAATGATAGGCCAGTGTCTTGGTCACACTCTGTCAGTTCTAACAACCATTCTTCCTGGACCTGTAGGTCCTTTGCACTTAAGGACGGAATTTTTTTAACAAGCATGGCTGTGAGAGGTTTGTAAGCCACCTCGTACAGCGTGATCAAATGCGGCATGACCTGAGGATATATGTGTGTCTCATAACACATCCAAAGCTTGCCTTCACTGGTACTCAGCTCGTGAAGCTCCTTCAAACATTGGACAACTTTGCCGATGCCTTCATGTATGTCATTTCTGATCTTTTCACAGTGTACTTTCAGCGGTAGTACACTCTCCTCACCGTACAAGCAGATGCTTTGGATAAGTCGTGAACAGCTGCTGCGAGCGCGGCGACGCTGTGCTTGCATGCCTGCTAAGTCTAACGAAGTTTTGAACGAGGCCTCCATCTGGTTAAACACAACATTACTTCCACTATCAACAATTAAAATTCCGACCTCATCTAAGACTGTCCTTATTTGATCTTTAATAGAATGGCACAGCTCTCTGTGCATTTGGAATAATGGCGTGTCTGGTATTAAAATGACACAGCCCACTCTTTCTTCTAAGGTCATCCATTCCTCTGGTTTGCCAGCAATGCCCATTACATCCGTTGCACGTTCACTTCCATCTATTTTAAGCTGCAGGCCAACCGTTTCCATATCTAcagctaagtctgccaaggcaGACTTAATAGCTTCCCTCACACTTATCACTTTCAATTTTCTATTATACAGTTCAAGCATTTCTGCTTTCTTTTCTTCAAACAGTTTATGAACCTCCATGTACCTAAACTGGGAATCCAACATGGTCGGTTTCAAGCCCCAAACGCGTCGAAACTTCTTTGGTTTCGACGGCTTTGCAACAACGTTGCGCACATTTTCACGCATCGTTGTTGCGCGTTCTTTCTTTCGCCAGGCAAGATCTCTAACTTGACGTTTCTCAGCTAAATAGGAGACAGCCGCTGGTGACTCTCCCCCACGTTGTTTTATTTGCTCCACTTCAACCTGCAGGTTTTCTAGTTCCTCAGAGAGATCATTCACATCACCCTGAAGTTTATATGAAATCTTTCTCAAAAAGTCAGTATTGTACAGCCTAACTTGCTCTTCTTTTTGGAACTCGTCTATAAATAAACCTCTCATCCGTTTGAGGGTGGCTTGCAAAAGCTGAACACTTTGGCTTTTTTTGTCAATGGCTGCTTCTGCTAGCTCCATTTGTCTATCCATGAAACTCAGAGCATACTTCAGCATCGGCACATCTTTTCGCCACAAAACAACATTTGGCAAGATGTAGCAATGGAGCAGCCGGAGTACTGATAGGTTGAACTCTTTGAATCTGGTCCTTTTGTTGCGTACGTTTTCAAACAGGTCGACAACCTCTTGGAACACGCTGTCTGTTGTAGGCTCGTAATCATACACCCCTCTGCCAAACATGGACTCCTCGAAATCGCCCAGGGATGGGAATCCATCCGAACCATCAGCCAGAAACTCGTACACATCATCGTCATTATCTTTTAAAACGTAAGTCTCGAAAGTTTCAGTAGAACTGCCCCTATCAGGGATACCACCTGATAACCTTTTTCTTCTCCACTTGACCTCTTGTCTGTCACAATCGATAATGATGGCGTCTATGAGTAAAGTTTTGTACCATAGCGCTGGCTCTATTGGAATCAATTCTCCAGTCTCGGGTCGGCATGGTAACGTGTTGCCCACCGCGGGTTGATAGCCATCTCGAAGGGTTACGTTTGGAATGGTTTTCTTCGTAAGCTCATGCTTCAAATAAAGACGCATTTCTCCGCCACCAAGTCGAAAAATTCAGCACATGTAAAGAAACACAGCTTTTCCCCCTTCATCTAAATTCTTTTTTGTGCTGAGTTACTCACTAAATGTCAAATTTGACTCATGATGGCCAATCCCAAAACAAACTCTCACTTAACTTCCGCCTTTCCGCCCTCAGCTGATGATTTCGGCCGCGTAGACCACATAAAACTAGGTCACCAAAACAGTAGCTTAAAATAAGGTCAAACGCAATATTGAACTTCATACActgttaaaaaatatacatttaaaatagCGTCTTGTTAAATACTTTTCAGATAAATGGTTAAATCACGAGGCCATaactaaaacattattttcattgatGGAAGGGGCTGTGCACTTTTGCGCTCAGCAGGCGCATGGgtttctgtgttttgtgtgcGAAAATACTTTCCATTTTTTGAACACTTTTATGTGCTTCACAAAATTTAGATCTACCTCGCCATGGGTAAACTGATCGTACTGTCATCAGAGGATTTCGCGGGGCAGTTGTTGGACCGATAGCAGATTTTGGAGGGATACCCTTTTCTATATGCACCCGTTGTTGTTTTACCAACGATATCACACAGTTGGTCACATGAACACGCAAGAGATCAGTGACTGCACCCAACTGAACCGTGGAGTTAAAAGAAAATTGCTTCTGGTGGTTACTTTTATATCGCTTTTATATGGTCATAACAACAGGACTCTAATATTGGTGCACTGAATATTTAATTTGTCTATGCCAGTGTTTGTGTTGTCAAAAGTTGCGAAAGATCGACTCCAAACAGGTTCAGGTGGACGAAGAATGATGTAGCCATAGCTGTTTCAATTAAACACATTATTTGTGGTCGAAGAGATTTAGGCCtccaataattttttttcaaactgcaGTAGCCATCTGGAAACAATCCTCGTTCCAAGATGGCAGATAACCGTGAAGATGATGATTTAAGTATTCCTCGTGCGGCACTGAACAAAATGATCAAAGAACTTGTGCCAAATGTTCGAGTGGCA of Liolophura sinensis isolate JHLJ2023 chromosome 13, CUHK_Ljap_v2, whole genome shotgun sequence contains these proteins:
- the LOC135480131 gene encoding uncharacterized protein LOC135480131; the encoded protein is MRLYLKHELTKKTIPNVTLRDGYQPAVGNTLPCRPETGELIPIEPALWYKTLLIDAIIIDCDRQEVKWRRKRLSGGIPDRGSSTETFETYVLKDNDDDVYEFLADGSDGFPSLGDFEESMFGRGVYDYEPTTDSVFQEVVDLFENVRNKRTRFKEFNLSVLRLLHCYILPNVVLWRKDVPMLKYALSFMDRQMELAEAAIDKKSQSVQLLQATLKRMRGLFIDEFQKEEQVRLYNTDFLRKISYKLQGDVNDLSEELENLQVEVEQIKQRGGESPAAVSYLAEKRQVRDLAWRKKERATTMRENVRNVVAKPSKPKKFRRVWGLKPTMLDSQFRYMEVHKLFEEKKAEMLELYNRKLKVISVREAIKSALADLAVDMETVGLQLKIDGSERATDVMGIAGKPEEWMTLEERVGCVILIPDTPLFQMHRELCHSIKDQIRTVLDEVGILIVDSGSNVVFNQMEASFKTSLDLAGMQAQRRRARSSCSRLIQSICLYGEESVLPLKVHCEKIRNDIHEGIGKVVQCLKELHELSTSEGKLWMCYETHIYPQVMPHLITLYEVAYKPLTAMLVKKIPSLSAKDLQVQEEWLLELTECDQDTGLSLPHYCGVPQPDSDETLEKRPHSDCSDTEPTGEGTEELSNRISYELSSHSLHELYVRANRDGQKIQRELEMNRMPVNVLTANGTMEGQDLYNGSGNGGEINTIQEEPEDRLESMANFSANNAGSSPVLEEKSHNSAPVITKNSCNCKIGDSNPPPRYSFKIAFQPAMHYIYSISDNVTVLGKLIQLTKAFRFIGHKVSELRSNLSNHRNGKNKVYQACCDDMVTVCLLLLTYLPGNELARFYVNLSLMYDLMAPCLRDGVHDCTMVNFKSAFQFAISQQIDKQLRVNRESDV